The Nitrospirota bacterium genome includes a window with the following:
- the leuS gene encoding leucine--tRNA ligase, whose translation MNERYNHKKIESKWQAIWQNKGLFRVTEDPSRPKYYCLEMFPYPSGKIHMGHVRNYVIGDVIARYKKMKGYNVLHPMGWDSFGLPAENAAIKHGTHPAKWTLENIEYMKRQLMAMGLSYDWDREVNTCDPEYYKWNQWLFLKIYEKGLAYKKKSSVNWCISCETVLANEQVIDGRCWRCDTEVTEKELEQWFLRIEAYADELLSFCDRLHGWPERVITMQKNWIGESRGVEIDFPVERMDEKIRVFTTRQDTIFGATFVTLAPEHPILEKIVDSSQWTVVSDFIEKIKRQNRFIRTDISSEKEGVFTGSYAINPFTNEKIPIWVANFVLMEYGTGAIMCVPTHDQRDFEFAEKYGLPIRVVIVPEKSSEFGDFVELSRDVRSSEKFKISNSQLITHNSELITEAYEGEGLMVNSEEFSGLMSVEGRERIAEFAEAKGIGRRAVNYRLRDWGISRQRYWGTPIPIVYCGNCGIVPVPERDLPVLLPMDVNISGRGGSPLNGLRDFVNTICPECGGAARRETDTMDTFVDSSWYFIAYCFGKGNIDLNSALSTQHSALSYWMPVDQYIGGIEHAVLHLLYARFFTKMMRDLGIVRNDEPFESLLTQGMVIKDGAKMSKSKGNVVDPEELLNKYGADTSRLFSLFAAPPEKDLDWSDEGVEGAYRFLNRVWMMVNKSSEFRVQSSELDTEGLNAEEKALLRKVHHTIRKVTLDIEREFHFNTAIAALMELSNEIGDFMFRTRVSESTQQDAILRYAVEMLILMLSPFSPHIAEELWELMGNKQFVAEMRWPVWDEGLIRDEYVTVVIQVNGRLRDKINMPAGSTEEVLKEAALKSEKVRQFTGDKVIKNVIVVRDRLVNIVVR comes from the coding sequence ATGAATGAAAGATATAATCATAAAAAGATTGAATCAAAGTGGCAGGCAATATGGCAGAATAAGGGGCTTTTCAGGGTAACAGAGGATCCTTCCAGACCTAAATACTACTGTCTCGAGATGTTCCCTTATCCTTCTGGAAAGATACACATGGGGCATGTCAGAAACTATGTCATCGGAGATGTGATTGCCCGTTATAAGAAAATGAAGGGATACAATGTCCTTCACCCTATGGGGTGGGATTCCTTTGGACTTCCTGCTGAGAATGCTGCTATAAAGCATGGGACACATCCAGCAAAGTGGACGCTTGAGAACATAGAATACATGAAAAGGCAACTGATGGCGATGGGATTATCCTATGACTGGGATAGAGAGGTAAATACATGTGATCCTGAATACTACAAATGGAACCAGTGGCTCTTCCTAAAGATATATGAAAAAGGGCTTGCATACAAGAAGAAGTCCTCTGTTAACTGGTGCATTTCATGTGAGACGGTTCTTGCGAATGAACAGGTTATTGACGGAAGGTGCTGGAGATGCGATACAGAAGTGACAGAAAAGGAGCTCGAACAGTGGTTCTTAAGAATCGAGGCATATGCTGATGAACTCTTATCATTCTGCGACCGTCTTCATGGGTGGCCAGAGAGGGTAATAACTATGCAGAAGAACTGGATAGGCGAGAGCCGTGGTGTCGAGATAGACTTTCCTGTTGAAAGAATGGATGAGAAGATAAGGGTCTTCACAACAAGGCAGGATACGATATTCGGGGCTACATTTGTTACCCTTGCACCAGAGCATCCGATTTTAGAGAAGATAGTGGACAGTAGTCAGTGGACAGTGGTCAGTGATTTTATTGAAAAGATCAAAAGACAGAACAGGTTTATACGGACTGATATAAGTAGTGAGAAAGAAGGGGTTTTCACAGGCTCTTACGCTATAAACCCGTTTACAAATGAGAAGATCCCTATCTGGGTGGCGAACTTCGTCCTGATGGAGTATGGAACAGGTGCAATCATGTGTGTGCCCACACATGACCAGAGGGATTTCGAATTTGCAGAGAAGTATGGTCTGCCTATAAGGGTTGTGATTGTGCCAGAGAAAAGTTCGGAGTTCGGAGACTTCGTCGAGCTCAGTCGAGACGTTCGGAGTTCGGAGAAATTTAAAATTTCTAACTCTCAACTCATAACTCATAACTCCGAACTGATTACCGAGGCATACGAGGGAGAAGGATTAATGGTAAACTCTGAAGAATTCAGTGGATTGATGAGTGTAGAAGGACGGGAGCGAATAGCAGAATTTGCAGAGGCTAAGGGTATAGGTAGAAGAGCCGTCAACTACAGACTGAGAGACTGGGGAATATCGAGACAGAGATACTGGGGGACACCCATACCTATTGTATATTGTGGCAATTGCGGGATTGTCCCTGTCCCTGAAAGAGACCTTCCAGTACTGCTACCAATGGATGTTAATATATCTGGAAGGGGAGGTTCTCCGCTGAACGGTTTGAGAGACTTCGTAAATACAATCTGTCCTGAATGTGGAGGTGCAGCGAGGCGAGAAACAGATACCATGGATACATTCGTCGATTCATCGTGGTATTTTATTGCTTATTGCTTTGGCAAAGGTAATATTGATCTTAACTCAGCACTCAGCACTCAGCACTCAGCACTCAGTTACTGGATGCCTGTAGATCAATATATAGGAGGTATTGAACATGCCGTGCTCCATCTCCTTTATGCAAGATTCTTCACAAAAATGATGAGAGACCTCGGTATTGTCAGAAACGATGAACCCTTTGAGAGTCTTCTTACGCAGGGGATGGTTATAAAGGATGGTGCAAAGATGTCCAAGTCAAAGGGAAATGTTGTTGACCCGGAGGAACTCCTGAATAAATATGGTGCAGATACCTCAAGGCTCTTTTCTCTTTTTGCTGCCCCTCCAGAGAAGGACCTTGATTGGAGTGATGAGGGAGTTGAGGGGGCATATCGTTTTCTGAACAGGGTATGGATGATGGTAAATAAGAGTTCAGAGTTCAGAGTTCAGAGTTCAGAGTTAGATACTGAGGGATTGAATGCGGAGGAGAAAGCACTTCTGAGGAAGGTTCACCATACGATAAGAAAGGTAACGCTGGACATAGAGAGGGAATTTCACTTCAATACAGCGATTGCTGCCCTTATGGAATTGAGTAATGAGATTGGTGACTTTATGTTCAGAACGAGAGTAAGCGAGAGTACCCAGCAGGATGCAATATTACGGTATGCTGTAGAGATGCTCATCCTTATGCTTTCACCTTTTTCACCCCATATAGCTGAAGAACTCTGGGAATTGATGGGCAACAAACAGTTTGTGGCTGAGATGCGATGGCCTGTATGGGATGAGGGACTCATAAGAGATGAATATGTAACCGTTGTAATTCAGGTGAACGGGAGACTGAGGGATAAAATCAATATGCCTGCTGGCTCTACAGAGGAGGTGCTTAAAGAAGCAGCACTAAAAAGCGAGAAGGTCAGACAATTTACTGGAGATAAGGTCATAAAGAATGTTATTGTAGTGAGAGACAGGCTTGTAAACATTGTTGTGAGGTAA
- the lptE gene encoding LPS assembly lipoprotein LptE, translating to MRRILILLILLGLTAGCGYHFAGGGTAPGGIKKIAILVAKNSTSEPGIEDTLTRAIIDEFIADGRIRVTAEENSDAVLYSNVISFETVAVSAVGERGEDYTVKMKVDFRLEDKEKKVLWKESGMESNLRADYKASTDVSSTRIAKEKAISKYCKNIARDLISSMFEGF from the coding sequence ATGCGGAGAATATTAATACTATTAATCTTACTCGGGCTTACCGCGGGATGTGGCTATCATTTTGCTGGTGGTGGGACAGCCCCTGGTGGTATAAAGAAGATAGCGATATTAGTTGCAAAGAACTCTACATCTGAGCCTGGTATCGAGGACACGCTGACACGCGCAATAATAGATGAATTCATCGCCGATGGACGGATAAGGGTAACTGCAGAAGAGAATTCAGATGCTGTCCTTTACTCCAATGTTATATCATTTGAGACAGTAGCGGTATCAGCCGTTGGTGAACGGGGGGAAGATTATACTGTAAAGATGAAGGTCGATTTCAGGCTTGAGGACAAAGAGAAAAAGGTGTTATGGAAGGAATCAGGCATGGAGTCAAACCTCAGGGCGGATTACAAAGCATCAACCGATGTCTCTTCAACAAGGATTGCCAAGGAGAAGGCAATATCGAAATACTGTAAGAATATAGCAAGAGACCTGATAAGTTCGATGTTTGAAGGATTCTGA